TTCCAGACAGGAAACTCCATACACTTTCCGGTTGTGCTTTTGTGCCGCAAGATCCGCTTGACAGCTGTATTTTTGGGCGGAAGATGCGGCAGTTTTCCACACTGTGGCATTGCCTTGAATGCCCCGGCCAATCATGGTACAATAACAGCAGAAAAATGCGGCAAAACTCACCGATATCGGAATACAATGCGTTGGAGGCACCCTATATGAACAATTGGCTCAACCAGCTGGAGCGCAAATACGGCCGCTTCGGCATCCCGAATCTGACCAACATTCTGGTGGGCGGGCAGATCCTTGTGCTGGCCATCGAGCTGTTTGTCAACCAGACCGTCAGTGTCTGGCTGGCACTCAGCCGCTATTTTCTGCTGCGCGGCCAGATCTGGCGCATTATCACCTTTGCGTTCATCCCCTCTTACGGCGGCAGCATCCTCAGCGCGGTGCTGGGCATCTATTTCACATGGTTCATCGGCACGGCGCTGGAACAGGAGTGGGGCGATTTCCGCTATACGGTGTATCTGCTCTCCGGGATGCTGGGCACTGTGCTGGCCTGTCTGCTCACCGGCGTGACCGGCAGCACCTACTGCCTGTCCCTTTCGCTGCTGCTGGCCTTTGCCATGCTGTACCCGGAGGTGCAGGTGCTGCTGTTCTTTGTCATCCCCATCCGGGTAAAATACTTTGGCTTTTTTGCGGCAGCACTGTGGGTGCTCAGCTTTCTGGGCGCGCCGCTGCCGCAAAAGCTGAGCCTGCTGCTCAGCATGGCGAACGTCTGGCTGTTCTTTGGCC
Above is a genomic segment from Faecalibacterium taiwanense containing:
- a CDS encoding rhomboid family intramembrane serine protease; translation: MNNWLNQLERKYGRFGIPNLTNILVGGQILVLAIELFVNQTVSVWLALSRYFLLRGQIWRIITFAFIPSYGGSILSAVLGIYFTWFIGTALEQEWGDFRYTVYLLSGMLGTVLACLLTGVTGSTYCLSLSLLLAFAMLYPEVQVLLFFVIPIRVKYFGFFAAALWVLSFLGAPLPQKLSLLLSMANVWLFFGPMAYRSVRAWVRREQWKRRNRR